The following coding sequences are from one Melanotaenia boesemani isolate fMelBoe1 chromosome 17, fMelBoe1.pri, whole genome shotgun sequence window:
- the bloc1s4 gene encoding biogenesis of lysosome-related organelles complex 1 subunit 4, translating into MDHHRVDRVGLLSPLEESSAEISRDSGIVSQSASSLSMVSDILSSGTVSQSPSFGAAAANVIPRSPSLNEATQQGTVDQQDDEVLRQTALDYSSYIRATAGEEILCLEKSLEEMLTRVDEFVGMLDMIRNDTTQIVNENLPQIQQKSDEMRQIYRKIDKLEAFVKMVGANVSAMEEQVTQAEGELGTLPSTFKKILRTMSVPGFLNKQASPRRPAPHQRQEIPSVFRTDDYFTSQPEQ; encoded by the exons ATGGATCATCACCGGGTTGACAGGGTGGGTCTTCTGTCTCCTCTTGAGGAGTCCAGTGCGGAGATAAGCAGAGACAGCGGTATCGTCTCTCAGAGTGCGAGCAGTTTGTCCATGGTGAGCGACATCCTTAGCAGCGGGACCGTGTCGCAGAGCCCCAGCTTCGGAGCAGCAGCCGCTAATGTTATACCTCGAAGCCCGAGTCTCAACGAAGCAACACAGCAGGGTACAGTCGACCAGCAGGACGACGAAGTCCTGAGACAAACTGCCCTCGACTACTCCTCGTATATTAGGGcaacagctggagaagag ATCTTGTGCTTGGAGAAAAGCTTGGAAGAAATGCTGACAAGAGTGGATGAGTTTGTTGGGATGCTGGATATG ATCCGGAATGATACCACTCAGATAGTGAATGAGAATCTACCTCAAATCCAACAGAAGTCTGATGAAATGAGACAAATATACAGAAAAATTGATAAATTAGAG GCCTTTGTAAAGATGGTGGGAGCCAATGTTAGCGCAATGGAGGAGCAGGTCACACAAGCAGAGGGAGAACTAGGAACACTACCGAGTACTTTCAAGAAGATTCTTCGCACAATGAGTGTTCCAGGCTTCTTAAAT AAACAGGCCAGCCCACGAAGACCAGCACCACATCAGCGTCAAGAGATCCCCAGCGTTTTCCGGACAGATGATTATTTCACGTCACAGCCAGAACAGTGA